CGATTCGGAACGCGGGGCGGCTCGCGCCGAGCCGTTCGGCGGCGCGGCGGCCGCCGCGCCGTCACCAGAGGACGGTGCGGCTGCGGGCACGACGGCGCAGGCCTATTCCACGGGCGGCCGTCACGGGTTCACCCCGCCCGGTGCGCTCGACGCCCCGGCTGCCTCGGCTTCCACCGCTCAGGCTCCCACCACTCAGGCTTCGACCACTCAGGCCTCGACCACTCAGGGCACCGCCGCATCGGCGTCGGACGTCCAGGCTCCCGCCGCCCAGCAGTCCGATGCCCGGCCCGCCCCGGCCCAGTACGGCGACGCTCAGACCGCCGCCGCACCGAGGTTCGGTCCGCCGACGCCGCCACGGGGCACCGAGCCTTCCGACGACCCGGCCACCGTCGCGCAGGAGCGGCCGGCCGCCACCCCGCCGCCCGGCGTCCCGCTGTCCGCGACGTCGTCGATGCCGCCCACACCGGCGCATCAGTCTCATCCGCAGCACCCGCCTGCGGTCGGGCAGCATCAGCAGCACCCCACGCCGACGCCGGGCCACGGCTATGAGGCGCAGCCTCGGCCGAGCACACCGGCCCCGGGTTTCGCGGCGCACGGGGCGGGTTCGCCGTACGGCCCCGGCACGCCTCAGCCGGGCGGGCAGCCTCCCGGCCCGCCCATGCAGCCGACCCCTGCGGGTGGGATGCCCGTGCAGCAGGCCCATGGCGGCCCCCTCCACGGCACGCCTGCCCACGGGATCGGTGTCCACGGCATGCAGCACCAGCCGGGCCTGCCGTCACAGCCGATGCCGGGTCAGCAACCTGCCCAGACGCCTCCGCCTGCCCAGACGCCTCCACCCGGCACGCCGGTTCCGGGGGGCGTGCCGATGCCGGGCCAGCCGATGCAGGCGGGGACGCCCGCGCCGGGATTCGCCATGCAGGCGGGCGGGCACCCGCCCGGCGGTCACACCCCGCCCAATGCTCACACCCCGCCGGGCGGTCCGGCGCCCGGTCCGGCGAACGGCGCTCCAGCCGGGGCGGGTCAACCTCGGCAGAACCGGCCGGCGGCCGCCGGGCGTCCCCGGGCGAAGGGCACCGAGCCCAAGAACAAGACCGTCGACTATCTGTTGAAGGGCCTGGGTCTGGTCTTGGTCGCGGTGCTCTCCGGCACGATCTACGTGTTGATGCAGCCCCGGCCGGAGTCCGACGGCGGCACCCTCAGCACGGGCGGCGGCGGGCAGACGAGTTCGGCGCCGAGCGAGCCGGCGGAGCCCCTGCCGTACGAGTTCGTGGAGGTGCCCGGCGCCCGACGCGGGTACGAGGGCATCGACTGCGTCGAGCACTCCTACGGAGAGGTGGAGGACTTCCTGGAGGAGAACCGCTGCGCGCGCCTCACGCAGGTGCTGTACACCACCCGGCATGAGGGCGCGGACGTCGTGGTCTCGCTGGTGACGGTGAGCTTCCCCGACGAGCAGACCGCCGAGGAGCTCAACGAGCTCACCACCAGGACGGGCACCGGCAACATCAACGACTTGATGAGGGAGGGCGTTCGAGCGGAGGGCGGTCCCGATTCGCTCCACCCGAACGCTGGTTACCATTCGGAGCGACGCGGGGACACTTTGATCATCTCGGAGTCGGCCTTCTTCGACAAGCGCAGCGACAAGGCGAGCCTGGACGAGATCTGCCGGGAAGCGGTCCGCCAGTTCGACGAGGACTCGAACTAGGCCGAGTCGGGGGAGCCGGGGAAGGACACCGTCAACGGCGTCTGCCCGACGGCTCGTCGCCAACGGAGGGCTCGGACCGCCGCGTCGGTCAGCGCCGCCACCGCGGCGGCTCGCGGCCCCGGCTCCTCGGCGTGCTCCAGCAGAGACCGCCAGACGCCTGCGCAGTCGGACTCGGCGTGGACGAGCATCGCCACCGCCGTCGCGTGATCGACGACCTGTTCGGGAGACTGGTACGCGGCCTCGGTGGGCACCGGGTCGACGCCCTCGGCGCGCAGGGCGTCCTCCAGGTCGTCGCGCCGGACGGTGTGCGTCCGGGTTCCCTCGGCCAGCGCCTCGGCGACCTCCTCATCGAGGAAGGCCGTCGCCAGGTGGTGGGCCCAGACGGCGGCGTGCTCGCCTGCCAGGGCGGCCTGTGCGGCCTCGACGGCTCCGCCGAGGGCGCCGCCCAGTGCGGTCTCGGGAGAGCCGGTCGTCTCGGCGCCCGACGCGGGCGTACCCGAGGTCTCAGGGTCCGAGGCGCCGGCGTCGTCCGGGGCGTCTGCGGCGTGGCGGTGGTCGGAACGGTGGTCGATCATCACAGCACCTCTCCCAGGGTCGTGCAGGACGCGCTGATCGAGCCGGCGAGTCCGGCCCGGTGCCCGCTCAGCAGTGGCGCCAGTTCGGCCGCCTGCGCGGCGGCGTGGCTCAGTGCCTCCTGGAGTCCGCTCCGTGCCGCCTCCGCGTCCGTCGGCGGCTCGACCGGCGGGTCGGGTCGCTGCGAGGTCGACGGTTCGGGCGGCTCCACGGTGACGGCGCGGTCGATCTCCCGGCGCAGCGCGTCGGCGTGCGCGGTGCGATCGGCGGCCATCAGGCCCGCGCCCTCGGCCAGGTCGGGGAAGGCGGCGGCGACCGCGGTGGCCAGCGCGGCATCGGCCTCGGCGGATTCCAGCAGTGGTTCCAGGACGTCGGGCTCCGGAGGCGGTGGCGGGTCGGTGCACGCGGCCAGCAATGGCAGCGTCACCGCACCCAGCAGCGCGGCCAGCAGCACTCGACGGCGCCCGATCGGCCGGGCGGAGAGGGCCGACGACGACCCCGGCGGTGATGAGGAGGACGACGAGGAGGCCCACGGAGTGGTCGGGAAGGTCACGATCGCCCATCCTGCCGGCGTGGCCCGACGCGGCTCTTCGGCAGCCGGGCAGGATCTCGGGCCGGGCCTGCCGCGTCCACGCGATACGCTCTCCCATCACGACCGTCGGTGAACTGGGGCCGGTCGGCGGGCTGTCATGCGCGACGCCGCCGACGGTGCGCCGGCCGCGGTGGTGCGGTCATAGCAGGAACACGCAGCAGTGGACTAGGGAGTCGAGCAGGGTGCCGAGTGGGCAGGACCGCGGATCGCAGGCGCGAGGCGAGGCCGCACGCGCGCGGCGGAGCGGCGGTGCCGAGGCGGCACTGGAGCCGCTGATCAGCAGCGCGCTCGCCCCGCTCGGCGTCGAACTGGATTCGCTGGACGTCGTGCGAGCGGGCAGCAGGCGCGTCGTCAAGGTCGTGGTGGACGCGGAGGACGGCATCGGGCTGGACGAGGTCGCCTCGGCCAGCCGAGCGGTGTCCGCCGCGCTGGACGCCGCGGACGCCGAGCCGCAGGACGGCGGGGAGACGGGGGCGCTCTTCGGCGGCCCCTACACGCTGGAGGTCACCTCGCCGGGGGTCGACAGGCCGTTGACCAGGCCGAGGCACTGGCGGCGAGCACGTCGGCGACTCGTCTCGGCGCGTCTCGTCGCGGGCGGAGAACTGACGGGCCGGGTCGGCGCCTGTGACGAGGAGGGGGTGACCCTGCTCGTCGACCGGACGCTGCGCCGCCTCGCCTATTCCGAGGTGGAGCGCGCGACGGTGGAGATCGAGTTCCGGCCGCCGGCCGAGGAGGATCTGCGGCTGCTCGCCGACGACGAGGCAGGACACGACCGGCAGGCTGCCGGCGTGGAGCAGGACGCGCACGCCGAGGGCGTGCGGTCGAATACGGAGGAGAAGTCGCAGTGAACGTCGACATCGCCGCACTTCGGGCGATCGAGCGGGACAAGGACATCCCCTTCGACACGGTACTCGAGGCCATCGAGAGTGCGCTGCTCACCGCATACCGGCACACCGAGGGACATCATCCGCACGCCAGGATCGACATCGATCGCAAGTCGGGCATGGTGCGGGTGCTGGCCTTCGATCTCGATGCGGAGGGAGCGGTCGCCGAGGAGTGGGACGACACCCCGGAGGGCTTCGGTCGGATCGCGGCGACCACCGCCCGGCAGGTCATCCTTCAGCGTCTCCGTGACGCGGAGCACGAGCGCACCTACGGTGAGTTCGCGGCGAAGGAGGGCGAGATCCTGGCGGGCGTCGTGCAGCGCGACGCCAGGGCGAACGCCCGAGGTATGGTGGTGGTGCAGGTGGGGGAGATCGAGGGTGTGATCCCCCCGGCCGAGCAGGTTCCCACCGAGACCTACACCCACGGCAGCAGGATCAAGTGCTACGTGGTGGGTGTGTCCAGGGGCGCACGGGGGACGCAGGTCACCCTCTCCCGGACACATCCCAACCTGGTGCGGAAGCTGTTCGCGCTGGAGGTTCCCGAGATCGCCGACGGCGTCGTGGAGATCTCCGCGGTGGCACGGGAGTCCGGACATCGATCCAAGATCGCGGTCCACTCGACCGTGTCCGGGGTCAACGCCAAGGGCGCGTGCATCGGCCCGATGGGCGCCCGAGTGCGCAACGTGATGAGCGAGCTGGGTGGCGAGAAGATCGACATCGTCGACTACTCGGACGATCCAGCCGCGTTCGTCGGCAATGCGCTCTCGCCTGCCAAGGTGGTGTCGGTCCACGTCGTGGACGAGCGGGCCAAGACCGCCAGGGTGACCGTCCCCGACTTCCAGCTCTCGCTGGCGATCGGCAAGGAGGGTCAGAACGCCCGGTTGGCCGCCCGGCTCACCGGGTGGCGGATCGACATCCGAAGCGACGCGGAGCCCTCGTCGGCGGCGTCCGAGGCAGCCGGTCGGGGGTCGGATTCCCCAGGTTCTCCGACAGCCGGTTCGGCTGAGTGAGAGGCACGGGTTAAACTTTCATTGGATCACCACATGTCAGCGGTTCCAGAACGCGCTCGTCCGGTCCGGACCTGCGTCGGCTGTCGGTGTCGTGCGGTGGCATCCGAGCTGTTGAGGGTGGTGGCCGCGGCCGAGGCCGTGGTCCCGGACCCCAGGCGAAGACTTTCGGGCAGAGGTGCATGGCTGCACCTCGACTCGAAGTGCCTTCGGCTCGCCGAGCGACGTCGGGCATTCCCCAGGGCGTTGCGCGTACCGGGGCCGCTGGACGTGTCGGCGGTGCGGACGCACCTCGACGTCGCCGAAGGTGTTACAGACTGACGTGGAGCCCTTCCACGTCTGCCGCAAGAGGAAGCAGGTCGACCCGTCATGAAGCAGCCGTGAAGCTGAAGCCATGAACGTGTTTCGACGGTAGGACGAGGTCGTGCGGGACTGCCGCTCGGCCTCACCAGATGAGGAGAGCAGTGGCAGGCAAGGCCCGCGTGCACGAGCTCGCGAAAGAGCTCGGCGTCACGAGCAAGGAAGTACTGACCAAGCTCCAGGACCTCGGCGAGTATGTGAAGTCGGCGTCTTCCACGGTGGAGGCTCCGGTGGCCCGCAGACTGCGGGACGCATTCCCGAAGGGCGACGGAGGACGGTCCCGTCGGGGCGGACCCCGCCCCGAGACATCGGCACGTCCCGGTCCGCCGGCGACGCCGAAGCCCCCGGCAGGCGAGACGGGCGCCGAGCGCCCGTCGGTTCGCCCCAGCCCCGGCATGTTCAAGCCCGGCCCCGCCAAGCCCGGCCCGGCTCGCCCCGCACCGCAGGCCGAGCAGCCGCAGGCTCCGGCGACGCCCACCCCGCCGCCCGCTCCCGCGCAGGAGCGGCCGGCGGCCTCGGCCACCCCGACTCCTCCGAAGGGCCCGTCCACGGGCGGCCCGTCGGGAGCCAGGCCGATGCCCGGCCCGCGCAAGCCCGCGCCCAAGCCGGAGACTCCCGCCCCGCAGCAGCGTGGCCCGGAGCGTCCCGGCGGCAAGCCCGGCGGCGGGGCCAAGCCCGCGCCCGGCCAGTCGGTCGTGCCCCCGAGGCCGCAGTCCCCGAAGCCGGGACCGCGCGCGCCTCGGCCCGGTAACAATCCGTTCGGCGTCGGCGGCGCGGCACCGCGTCCGGCCGGTCCCCGTTCCGGCGGCGGCCCCGGCGGCAGCGGTGGTCCCGGCGGCGGTGCACCTCGTCCCGGTGGCGGTCGTCCCGAGCGGGGCGCCCCGCGCTCCGATCGCAGCGGCGGCCCCTCGGGCGGCGGCGCTCGTCCAGCGGGCCCCGGTGGCAGCGGTGGCGGCGGCGGCTCCCGGCCCAATCCGGGCATGATGCCGCCTCGGCCCAACCCCGGCATGATGCCCTCGGGTCGACCCAGCGGTGGTCCCGGCGGCGGCGGACGTCCCGGCGGCGGCGGTCGCCCGGGCGGCGGGGGTCGTCCCGGCGGACCGGGCGGCGGCGGTCGTCCCGGTGGCGGCGGCGGTGGCGGCGGTTACCGAGGCGGCGGTGGCGGCGGTGGCGGCGGCTACCGTGGCGGCCCCGGTGGTGGCGGCGGCGCCCCCGGCGCGGGCGCTCCTCCGGCAGGCGGCTTCCGAGGTCGTCCCGGCGGCGGTGGCAACCGAGGCCGTGGCGGTGCGGCGGGCGCGTTCGGTCGTCCCGGCGGCCCGGCGCGACGTGGCCGTAAGTCGAAGCGGCAGAAGCGCCAGGAGTTCGACAACATGCAGGCCCCCTCGGTCGGCGGCGTCCGCCTGCCCAGGGGCAACGGCGAGACGGTTCGTCTCCCGCGTGGCGCCTCGCTGACCGACTTCGCCGAGAAGATCAACGCCAACCCGGCCGCGATGGTCCAGGCGATGTTCCACCTCGGCGAGATGGTGACCGCGACCCAGTCGGTGTCCGACGAGATCCTGGGCCTGCTCGGCCAGGAGATGAACTACACGATCCAGGTCGTGAGCCCGGAGGAGGAGGACCGCGAGCTCCTCGACACCTTCGACATCACCTACGGCGAGGACGCGGGCGACGAGGACGACCTCGAGTTCCGGCCGCCGGTGGTGACCGTCATGGGTCACGTCGACCACGGTAAGACGCGACTGCTGGACACGATCCGTAAGACCAACGTCCAAGAGGGCGAGGCAGGCGGCATCACCCAGCACATCGGCGCCTACCAGGTCGTCACCGAGGTGGGTGAGCAGGAGCGCCTGATCACCTTCATCGACACGCCGGGTCACGAGGCGTTCACCGCCATGCGGGCCCGTGGTGCGAACTCCACGGACATCGCGGTGATCGTGGTCGCCGCCGACGACGGCGTCATGCCGCAGACGGTGGAGGCCATCAACCACGCGCAGGCCGCGAGCGTGCCGGTCGTGGTGGCGGTCAACAAGATCGACAAGCAGGGCGCCAACCCGCAGCGCATCCGCCAGCAGCTCACCGACTACGGGCTGATCGCGGAGGAGTACGGCGGCGACACGATGTTCGTCGACATCTCGGCGCGCCAGGGCACCAACATCGACGCACTGCTGGAGGCCATCGTGCTGACGGCGGACGCGACGCTGGACCTGCGGGCGAACCCGAAGATGGAGGCGCAGGGCGTCGCGATCGAGGCGCACCTGGACCGTGGCCGGGGCCCGGTGGCGACCGTGCTGGTTCAGCGCGGAACCCTGCGGGTCGGCGATTCGATCGTCGCGGGCGACGCCTACGGGCGTGTCCGCCGGATGGTGGACGAGTTCAACGAGGACATCATCGAGGCGACTCCGTCGCGTCCGGTGCAGGTCATCGGTTTCACGTCGGTGCCGGGTGCGGGTGACACCTTCCTGGTGGTCGACGAGGACCGGGTGGCTCGGCAGATCGCCGACCGCAGGCAGGCTCGGATGCGCAACGCGCAGTTCGCCTCGCGTCGCAAGCGGGTCAGCCTGGAGGACCTGGACAAGGCCCTCAAGGAGACCAGCCAGCTCAACCTGATCATCAAGGGCGACAACTCGGGTACCGTCGAGGCTCTCGAGGCCGCGCTGTTGAAGATCGACGTGGGCGAGGAGGTCGAGCTGCGGGTCATCGACCGGGGCGTCGGCGGCATCACCAAGGCCAATGTCGACCTCGCGATCGCCTCCGACGCCATCATCCTGGGCTTCAACGTCCGGGCTGAGGGCAAGGTGGTCGACCAGGCCGCGCACGAGGGCATCGACATCCGGTACTACTCGGTCATCTACCGGGCGATCGAGGAGATCGAGCAGGCCCTGACGGGAATGCTCAAGCCCGAGTACGAAGAGGTCGAGCTGGGCCGCGCCGAGATCCGCGAGGTCTTCAAGTCCTCGAAGATCGGCACGATCGCCGGTTGCATGGTGACCGGTGGCGAGGTGCGACGCCGGAGCAAGGCGCGTCTGCTGCGGGACAACGTGGTCGTCGCGGAGAACCTCGGCGTTGCGACGCTGCGGCGCTTCAAGGACGACGTCACCGAGGTCCGCGAGGGCTTCGAGTGTGGTCTGACGCTCGGTTCCTACGCCGACCTGCGGGTCGGTGACGTGATCGAGACGTACGAGATGCGCGAGAAGAAGCGCTCCTGAGACGAGTCCTCGGTGGGCAGGCCCTTCAGCAGGGCCTGCCCACCGAGTTCGTCCCCGCCCGCCTGTCCGGCGGGCGGGCCATGACGATCAACTCATCTGGTGATGCCGGTGTACGTCGGTGCCCTCGAACTCGACCTGTTACTGGGCGATGTTCATTCGTTGAAGCAGAAGCGGTCGGTGGTCCGGCCGGTCATCGCGGAACTGCGTAAGCGTTTCGAGGTGTCCGTGGCCGAGAGCGGCCATCTGGATCTGCATCGTCGATCGTTGATCGGGGTCGCGGTGGTGGCGCCCGACTCAGGGCATGTCCGCACGGTGCTCGACGCCTGTGAGCGGACGGTGGCCGGGCGCCCCGAGATCGAACTGCTCTCGGCCCGCACTCGCGTGATCGGGCCCGAGGACGAATAGCGAACCACCCGCCGAGCAGGTTTCACACCTCTCGGCGGCCTGGCTGAATTCTAGTGATCAAGGAGGAGCGTCGTGGCCGATGTGGCCCGCGCCCGCAGGCTTGCCAAGCGGATCGCCCAGATCGTGGCGTCCGCGATGGAACGTGAGGTCAAGGACCCGAGGTTGGCGAGGGTGACGATCACCGACGCCAAGGTCACGGCGGATCTGCGGGACGCCACCCTGTACTACACCGTGATCGGCGAGAGCGTCGACGCACCGCCGGACGTGGCCTCGGCCGCCGCGGCGTTGGACAGCGCCAAGGGAGTGCTGCGCAGCCTGGTCGGACAGCAGACGGGGATCCGGTTCACGCCGACCCTGACCTTCGTCGCCGACACCGTCCCCGAGGCGGCCAAGAGCATGGACGAGCTGCTGGCCAGGGCGCGGGAGGCCGATGCGGAGGTGGCGCGACTCGCATCGGGCGCGACCTTCGCCGGGGAGGCCGATCCGTACAAGTCGACGGAGATGGACGACGAGGAGGAGGATCTCCGCGACGCCGACTCGGAGGCCGCCGACTCCGAGGACGCCGGTTCGAAGAAGACCGAGGCCGTCGACACCGAGAAGCCCGAGGACGCCGGGTCCGCCGCGGATTCGGTGGACACCGCGAAGGACGGCGTCACCGGACCGGGAGGCTCGACCGACGCCGAGCGCTGAGGACCGCTGTGCCGGGCGCCGTCGTCCGGGGTCGGCTCGCCGGCTCGATCGACGCGGGCCGCCCGGCCGCGAGCCCGGTGTCGAGACGGTCTTCGGCGTCGCGCCGTCGGACGACGGCCGCGTGGCGACTGCGTGCGTCCGTCGTCGGGCCCGGGGCATGGGTCACGGGCCTTCAGCCGTCATCGCCGCTGGTGGGCGCCGCGTTCGGCTCTGCGGGATGCGCGGGCCGGAACTAGCATCAGCCACCATGACGTTTCCTGTTCTCGAAGGAAAGACCGCGATCGTCACGGGTGCCGCGAAGGGGATGGGCGCCGCGACGGCGCTGCTCTTCGCCGAGGCCGGGGCCAAGGTGGTCGTCGCCGATCTGGACGAGGAGTCGGGACGGCGGGTGGCCACCGAGATCGAGGCCGCGGGCGGCACCGCGTTCTTCCACCGGGCCGACATCGCGTCGGCGGCCGACGTCGAGGCCATGGTGGCCGCGACCGTCGAGCGCTTCGGACGGCTGGACGTCGCGATCAACAACGCCGCGTTGACGCCGGACGACAAGCCGCTCGACGAACTGGACGAGACGTCCTGGAATCGGCTGATCGCGGTCGACCTCACGGGCACCGCGCTGTGCCTGAAGTACGAACTGCGTCAGCTGCTCGCGCAGGGCGGCGGCGGCTCGATCGTCAACATCTCCTCGGTCAGCGGGTTCCGACCGCAGCCGAACAATGCGGCCTACGTCGCGGCCAAGCACGGTGTCGTCGGCCTCACCAAGGTCGCGGCGATGGAGAACGGGGGCCGGGGCATCCGGGTGAACTCGGTGGCGCCCGGCGCCGTCGACACGCCGATGCTGCGGGGTGCCCTCGAACAGTTCGGCTTCGACGAGCACGAGTACGCCAAGCAGCTCAGCCTGTTGGAGCGTTTCGGTGAGGCCAGGGAGATCGCCCAGGCGAGCTTGTGGCTGGCCTCGGATCTGTCCTCGTACGTCACCGGCACGACCCTGCATGTGGACGCCGGTTACACGAGCCGTTGAGCCGCGGCCTGCCCGCCCTCGGGTGCCGCCGCCGCGTCCGCTCGGTGCCGGCTTCTCGGGCGCTCGTCCTTCGGGGCGTCCTTTTCACGACAGGTCCGGTCGCCGCCCAGCTCGGTGCTCGACGACGAGTTCGCGCCGCGGCGGGTGCGGCGCCGAGCTCCCGATGGCAGGCCTGTCCGGGCCGCGCCTGCCGTCGTGCCCGTAACAGCGGTCCGCCGGTCCGCCCGACCGCGGTCGTCGATCTCGTCGGGATGCGGTGACCGGGGCACGGCGCCTGAGGAACGGAGTCTCCGTCGCCGAGCGCGTCGCCGATCGATCGCTAGCTGGTCAGGGTGAGGATCTCGGCGCCGTCGTCGGTGATCGCGATGGTGTGCTCGCTGTGCGCCGTCCGGCATCCGGTGGCGCTGCGCAGCGTCCAGCCGTCGGCGTCGGTGACGAGTTCGGCGGTGTCGGCCATGACCCACGGCTCCAAGGCCAGCAGCAGTCCGGGCCGCAGCTTGTAGCCTCGGCCGGGCCGTCCGGTGTTGGGGATGTGCGGGTCCTGGTGCATCGTCGACCCGATGCCGTGTCCGCCGAACTCGACGTTGATCGCGTAGCCCGCCGAGCTGAGGACGGAGCCGATGGCGTAGGAGAGGTCGCCGATGCGTGCCCCGGGCCCGGCCGCCGCGATGCCCGCCCGCAGGGCCCGTTCGGTGACCTCGATCAGCGCGAGGCTCTCCGAGGGCCGCGAGTCGCCCACGATGAAGCTGATGGCGGCGTCCGCGGCGAAGCCCTTCTGAGAGACGGCGAGGTCGAGTGTCAGCAGGTCGCCGTCGGCGAGTGTGTAGTCGTGAGGCCGTCCGTGGAGCACGGCATCGTTGACGGCGGTGCAGATGTAGTGTCCGAACGGCCCGCGTCCGAAGGACGGCGCGTAGTCGACATAGCAGGAGACCGCGCCCGCCTCGAGGATCATGTCCTTGGTCCATCGGTCGATGTCGAGCAGATTCGTCCCCACGGTGCTGCGGCTCTTCATGGTCTGGAGGATGTGGGCGACCAGGGCGCCTGCCTCCTTCGCGCTGGCCAGTTCGGCGGGGTTCAGGATCTCGACCATGGGGTGCCTTCCTCGGTGGACCAATAACTATCCCGGTCATGTTATACCGGGACTAGAATTGGTCTCATGGTCAGGCTGCCACTCACCCCCGCCGAGGTCGAGCGCGGACAGCGCCTCGGCGCCCTCCTGCGCCGCGCCAGGGGAGACCGCTCGATGCTGGAGACCGCGCTCGCGGCCCGCGTCTCGCCGGAGACGCTCCGCAAGATCGAGTCCGGCCGGGTCGCGACCCCGGCCTTCTCGACCATCGCGGCGATCGCCGACGTGCTCGGTCTCTCACTCGACACCGTGTGGACGGAGATCAACCAGCCGGAGCGCGCGGCGGTGCCGGTCGGCTCCGGCCGTCACAACCGGGAGCGGCTGACCTCCTGACGGCGCCGGCCATCGCACGACAGAGCGTCGACCATCGTTCGGCTCGCCGTCGACGTCGTGGTGGAGGCATCTAGGGTGTGCTGGGCCGTGAGCGGCTCGCAGTTCGTCGTCTGGCAGCCGTGAGGTGGTCCGTGTCCGAGGCAGCGCCCGAATCGTCACCGGCGGCACAGCGGGTCCGGCCGAAGGAGTTCCTCCGGCTGGCGGTGCCCGCGCTGGGCGTGCTCGCCGCCGAGCCGCTGTATCTGCTGGTGGACACCGCCGTCGTCGGCCATCTCGGCGCGGTGCCGCTGGCGGGCCTCGCCGTCGGCGGCGTGGTGCTCGCCCAGATCTCCACCCAGCTCACCTTCCTGTCCTACGGCACGACCGCGCGGGCCGCACGGCTGCACGGCGCGGGACGCCGAGACGAGGCCGTCGCCGAGGGCGTGCAGGCCACCTGGCTGGCGTTGGCGGTCGGGGCGGTGCTGCTCGTCCTCGGACAACTGTCGGCCGGGCCGATCGCCAGAGCCCTGGCCGGTCCGGGAGAGGTCGCCGACGCGGCCACGTCATGGCTGCGCATCGCGCTGTTCGGAGCGCCGCTCATCCTCGTCACGATGGCGGGCAACGGGTGGATGCGCGGCATCCAGGACACCATGCGGCCGCTGCGTTACGTGCTGATCGGCAACGGCATCTCCGCCGTGCTGTGCCCGATCATGGTGCACGGGCTCGGCTGGGGCCTGGAGGGCTCGGCCATCGCCAATGTCGTCGCCCAGTCGTTGTCCGCGCTGTTGTTCTTCCGATCGCTGCTGGTGGAGAAGATCGCGCTGCGTCCGGTGCCCGCGCGGATGATCGCTCAACTCAAGCTGGGCCGGGATCTGGTGCTGCGCAGCCTGGCGTTCCAGGCCTGCTTCGTCTCGGCGGCGGCCGTGGCGGCCCGCCACTCCGTCGGCGCCGCGGGCGCGCATCAGATCGTCCTCCAGCTCTGGACGTTCCTGTCGCTGGTGCTGGACTCGCTGGCCATCGCCGCACAGGCGCTCGTGGGCGCGGCGCTCGGCCGAGGCGACCGCAGGCAGGCTCGCGGGCTCGCCTGGCAGGTCGCCCGCTACGGGCTGCTGTTCGGCCTGGCGCTGGGTGTGGTCTTCGC
This genomic stretch from Actinoalloteichus hoggarensis harbors:
- a CDS encoding DUF503 domain-containing protein, with the protein product MYVGALELDLLLGDVHSLKQKRSVVRPVIAELRKRFEVSVAESGHLDLHRRSLIGVAVVAPDSGHVRTVLDACERTVAGRPEIELLSARTRVIGPEDE
- the rimP gene encoding ribosome maturation factor RimP, translating into MEPLISSALAPLGVELDSLDVVRAGSRRVVKVVVDAEDGIGLDEVASASRAVSAALDAADAEPQDGGETGALFGGPYTLEVTSPGVDRPLTRPRHWRRARRRLVSARLVAGGELTGRVGACDEEGVTLLVDRTLRRLAYSEVERATVEIEFRPPAEEDLRLLADDEAGHDRQAAGVEQDAHAEGVRSNTEEKSQ
- a CDS encoding ferritin-like domain-containing protein — translated: MIDHRSDHRHAADAPDDAGASDPETSGTPASGAETTGSPETALGGALGGAVEAAQAALAGEHAAVWAHHLATAFLDEEVAEALAEGTRTHTVRRDDLEDALRAEGVDPVPTEAAYQSPEQVVDHATAVAMLVHAESDCAGVWRSLLEHAEEPGPRAAAVAALTDAAVRALRWRRAVGQTPLTVSFPGSPDSA
- a CDS encoding SDR family NAD(P)-dependent oxidoreductase, with product MTFPVLEGKTAIVTGAAKGMGAATALLFAEAGAKVVVADLDEESGRRVATEIEAAGGTAFFHRADIASAADVEAMVAATVERFGRLDVAINNAALTPDDKPLDELDETSWNRLIAVDLTGTALCLKYELRQLLAQGGGGSIVNISSVSGFRPQPNNAAYVAAKHGVVGLTKVAAMENGGRGIRVNSVAPGAVDTPMLRGALEQFGFDEHEYAKQLSLLERFGEAREIAQASLWLASDLSSYVTGTTLHVDAGYTSR
- the map gene encoding type I methionyl aminopeptidase, which encodes MVEILNPAELASAKEAGALVAHILQTMKSRSTVGTNLLDIDRWTKDMILEAGAVSCYVDYAPSFGRGPFGHYICTAVNDAVLHGRPHDYTLADGDLLTLDLAVSQKGFAADAAISFIVGDSRPSESLALIEVTERALRAGIAAAGPGARIGDLSYAIGSVLSSAGYAINVEFGGHGIGSTMHQDPHIPNTGRPGRGYKLRPGLLLALEPWVMADTAELVTDADGWTLRSATGCRTAHSEHTIAITDDGAEILTLTS
- a CDS encoding YlxR family protein, with the translated sequence MSAVPERARPVRTCVGCRCRAVASELLRVVAAAEAVVPDPRRRLSGRGAWLHLDSKCLRLAERRRAFPRALRVPGPLDVSAVRTHLDVAEGVTD
- the infB gene encoding translation initiation factor IF-2, with protein sequence MAGKARVHELAKELGVTSKEVLTKLQDLGEYVKSASSTVEAPVARRLRDAFPKGDGGRSRRGGPRPETSARPGPPATPKPPAGETGAERPSVRPSPGMFKPGPAKPGPARPAPQAEQPQAPATPTPPPAPAQERPAASATPTPPKGPSTGGPSGARPMPGPRKPAPKPETPAPQQRGPERPGGKPGGGAKPAPGQSVVPPRPQSPKPGPRAPRPGNNPFGVGGAAPRPAGPRSGGGPGGSGGPGGGAPRPGGGRPERGAPRSDRSGGPSGGGARPAGPGGSGGGGGSRPNPGMMPPRPNPGMMPSGRPSGGPGGGGRPGGGGRPGGGGRPGGPGGGGRPGGGGGGGGYRGGGGGGGGGYRGGPGGGGGAPGAGAPPAGGFRGRPGGGGNRGRGGAAGAFGRPGGPARRGRKSKRQKRQEFDNMQAPSVGGVRLPRGNGETVRLPRGASLTDFAEKINANPAAMVQAMFHLGEMVTATQSVSDEILGLLGQEMNYTIQVVSPEEEDRELLDTFDITYGEDAGDEDDLEFRPPVVTVMGHVDHGKTRLLDTIRKTNVQEGEAGGITQHIGAYQVVTEVGEQERLITFIDTPGHEAFTAMRARGANSTDIAVIVVAADDGVMPQTVEAINHAQAASVPVVVAVNKIDKQGANPQRIRQQLTDYGLIAEEYGGDTMFVDISARQGTNIDALLEAIVLTADATLDLRANPKMEAQGVAIEAHLDRGRGPVATVLVQRGTLRVGDSIVAGDAYGRVRRMVDEFNEDIIEATPSRPVQVIGFTSVPGAGDTFLVVDEDRVARQIADRRQARMRNAQFASRRKRVSLEDLDKALKETSQLNLIIKGDNSGTVEALEAALLKIDVGEEVELRVIDRGVGGITKANVDLAIASDAIILGFNVRAEGKVVDQAAHEGIDIRYYSVIYRAIEEIEQALTGMLKPEYEEVELGRAEIREVFKSSKIGTIAGCMVTGGEVRRRSKARLLRDNVVVAENLGVATLRRFKDDVTEVREGFECGLTLGSYADLRVGDVIETYEMREKKRS
- the nusA gene encoding transcription termination factor NusA, with the translated sequence MNVDIAALRAIERDKDIPFDTVLEAIESALLTAYRHTEGHHPHARIDIDRKSGMVRVLAFDLDAEGAVAEEWDDTPEGFGRIAATTARQVILQRLRDAEHERTYGEFAAKEGEILAGVVQRDARANARGMVVVQVGEIEGVIPPAEQVPTETYTHGSRIKCYVVGVSRGARGTQVTLSRTHPNLVRKLFALEVPEIADGVVEISAVARESGHRSKIAVHSTVSGVNAKGACIGPMGARVRNVMSELGGEKIDIVDYSDDPAAFVGNALSPAKVVSVHVVDERAKTARVTVPDFQLSLAIGKEGQNARLAARLTGWRIDIRSDAEPSSAASEAAGRGSDSPGSPTAGSAE